The Calditerrivibrio sp. sequence ACCTAATACCTTCCTCATAAGGGATAGATGCAAATATCGAACTTACAACAGAAATAAATCCAGCCACATCACCTACTGATAACTTGTCATATATCTTCTTATAAACATTATACTCATCCTAAGAAAAACTCTTAAATCTGATTAAAGTCTATTTTTACAACTGGATAAAATCCCCAATCATAATCCGACTCATATATCCACTACCCTTTGAAAGATCTTTGTTCCCTTTAAAGACCTGCTCCAGCGTGGATACCAACAAAGATTTTCCAATCCGGCGAGGGCAAGAAAGGAAGTAATGCTTGGAAGATGTTAATAGCTTATATACAAATTGCGTCTTATCCACGTACAAAAAATCCTCATTGATGAGGTTTGCCAGATTTGATTCACCTATAGGTAGTCTTTTCTTCATAATTTAATTCTAACATTGACAAAAAACCATTTCAATAGTTTTATAATCAATGCAGCCATCTAAAATCTACAAAAATTCTAATCTTTAGTTCAACAAATCCTTTTTGACATCAAAAGATATTTTGTATATAATATGCTATGATAACATTACACAAAACCATAGGTAACGCAAAAAGAATCCGAGATATCGCAAAAGCTTTCCTTAAATATGGATTTGGTCCTCTTATTTATGAGCTAAACCTTGCACCTGTCTTAGGTTTTTTTATGCGATTTATAGCACCGAGACAAAAAAAGGAGATTATGGACCTCCCCCCAGGTATACGATTTAGAAAACTACTGGAAGAACTCGGAACAACCTACATAAAATTTGGCCAATTCTTAGCGACACGCCCTGATATATTAGGAGAGGAGATTATTCAAGAGTTAAAAAAGTTACAAGATGATACCCCATATTTCCCCTTTTCAGAGATTAAACCTATAATACAAAAATCCTTTGGGAAACCATTAAACGAAATCTTCCTATATTTTGATGAAATACCTATAGCATCAGCATCCATAGCTCAAGTTCATAGAGCTATACTTTTAGATGGTACAGAAGTTGCAGTTAAAATAAAAAAACCTGGAGTAAAGGAACTTGTCGAACAGGATATAGACATCCTCCACTTTATAGCCAGCATTTCTGAAAAATATATACAAGAAGCCAAACAGATTCAGTTAAAAAAGATTGTAGATGAAATGGCAGAACAGATTTACAGGGAATTAAATTTTGAACTAGAAGCCTTTTACATAGAAAAGTTTAGTGACTTTTTCAAAGATAATGTCTATTTAATTTTTCCAAAGGTTATAAAACCATTATCCAATGATAAAATCATCACGATGAGTCTCATAAAAGGTGCTAGAATAGATGATGTGGAAACACTCAGATCAAAAGGATTCGATCTACATAAAATAGCCAACAATGGAGTCCATTTTTACATGAAACAGGTTTTTGAGTTTGGCTTTTTCCACGCTGATCCCCACCCCGGAAATATACTCATTACTGATGAAGGAAAACTCGCTGTATTAGACTTTGGTATTATAGGTAAAATAGATTCAAAACTTTTAGAGCATCTTAGCGCAGTATTTATACATTTGATTAGATTAGATATTGATAGCCTTGTAGATG is a genomic window containing:
- a CDS encoding AarF/UbiB family protein; the protein is MITLHKTIGNAKRIRDIAKAFLKYGFGPLIYELNLAPVLGFFMRFIAPRQKKEIMDLPPGIRFRKLLEELGTTYIKFGQFLATRPDILGEEIIQELKKLQDDTPYFPFSEIKPIIQKSFGKPLNEIFLYFDEIPIASASIAQVHRAILLDGTEVAVKIKKPGVKELVEQDIDILHFIASISEKYIQEAKQIQLKKIVDEMAEQIYRELNFELEAFYIEKFSDFFKDNVYLIFPKVIKPLSNDKIITMSLIKGARIDDVETLRSKGFDLHKIANNGVHFYMKQVFEFGFFHADPHPGNILITDEGKLAVLDFGIIGKIDSKLLEHLSAVFIHLIRLDIDSLVDDMIDFGVIDEHMDIRKIKLDLMDIILPVYGKNIGEIDTLKMFQHIITIGRKYRFNFPIDYLYIIKTFSFLEGIGKKLDPDFNVLNFAKPYAKKIIRNRYSYKAFISRSIKNLKGYSEIIETIPDHYKKIVSKIIDDKITFNFVHKGLDKYSNQIDKSVNRLAFSIVIAGTILASSIMIYSNIGPKLFGIPFFGLAGFFISVFFGLGLIIGIIRSGKLW
- a CDS encoding AAA family ATPase, with the translated sequence MKKRLPIGESNLANLINEDFLYVDKTQFVYKLLTSSKHYFLSCPRRIGKSLLVSTLEQVFKGNKDLSKGSGYMSRIMIGDFIQL